In the Paroedura picta isolate Pp20150507F chromosome 15, Ppicta_v3.0, whole genome shotgun sequence genome, one interval contains:
- the ERAL1 gene encoding GTPase Era, mitochondrial: MAGALGLAGGRAWRALRGSVSGVSIHFLKKRAQQVRVFPGCFYESSALDHILGIPKEEAKHFLGHHPPAVNAFPDETDNLLNNHPDQPENPKVLRVAIIGAPNAGKSTLSNQLLGRKILPVSKKVHTTRCSAQAVITKDDTQLVLLDTPGLITSVKAKRHNLEKSLLQDPWRSMESADLVVVLVDVADHYTRDQLNPQVHKCLSQFSQIPSILVLNKVDLLKKKHLLLYLVTELTEGVVNGKKLQVTSLRKVSSATRTNSISHECTQNSEVTTAKSGDLVEPNSPQAGSDSDSRPDGSVDDVGRARESTVKRNKTSKKGWPHFQDVFMLAAVNAEEVETLKNYLLMQAKPGPWEFHREVLTSQSPEEICNNIIREKLLEHLPEEVPYVVGQQMEMWEEGPSGELLIVQHLVVRKESHVKILIGPQGYMIHTITQEASRDLMNAFLCDVHLKLIVKLKK, encoded by the exons GCGTGAGCATCCATTTCTTGAAGAAGAGAGCCCAGCAAGTCAGGGTTTTCCCTGGCTGCTTCTATGAAAGTTCTGCCCTGGATCACATCCTTGGGATTCCTAAAGAGGAAGCAAAACATTTCCTGGGCCATCACCCTCCAGCAGTGAACGCATTTCCAG ACGAGACAGATAATTTGCTGAACAACCATCCAGATCAGCCTGAGAATCCCAAAGTTTTGAGAGTTGCCATTATCGGAGCTCCGAATGCTGGGAAATCAACCCTCTCAAATCAGCTCTTGGGACGGAAG ATCCTGCCAGTGTCAAAGAAGGTACACACAACGAGGTGTAGCGCCCAGGCTGTTATCACaaaagatgacacccagctg GTTCTCCTAGATACTCCCGGACTCATCACTTCCGTTAAAGCCAAAAG GCACAATTTGGAAAAGTCTCTCCTGCAGGACCCTTGGAGGAGCATGGAGAGTGCAGACTTAG TGGTGGTGCTTGTGGACGTGGCAGATCACTACACCCGGGACCAGCTCAATCCCCAGGTGCACAAGTGCCTCTCCCAGTTCTCACAGATTCCCAGCATCCTCGTCTTGAACAAG GTGGATTTGCTGAAGAAGAAACATCTTCTTTTGTACCTGGTAACAGAACTCACTGAGGGAGTCGTCAATGGGAAGAAGCTTCAAGTCACATCTCTGCGAAAGGTGTCTTCCGCTACCCGCACCAATAGCATCTCTCATGAGTGCACTCAAAATTCTGAGGTTACAACTGCTAAGTCTGGAGATCTAGTGGAACCAAACAGCCCACAGGCAGGCTCTGATTCAGATTCCAGGCCCGACGGCAGTGTGGATGATGTGGGACGCGCAAGAGAGAGCACAGTGAAGCGAAATAAGACGTCCAAGAAAGGTTGGCCCCATTTTCAGGACGTCTTTATGCTGGCTGCTGTCAACGCAGAAGAGGTGGAAACACTGAAG AACTACCTCCTAATGCAAGCCAAGCCAGGCCCCTGGGAGTTTCACAGAGAGGTCCTGACCAGCCAGTCTCCTGAGGAGATCTGCAATAACATAATCCGAGAGAAGCTCCTTGAGCATTTGCCTGAGGAAGTGCCCTACGTAGTGGGCCAG CAGATGGAGATGTGGGAGGAGGGACCCAGCGGGGAGCTGCTCATCGTGCAGCATTTGGTGGTGCGGAAGGAGTCCCATGTG AAGATCCTGATTGGCCCCCAAGGCTATATGATCCACACAATCACCCAGGAGGCCAGTCGTGACCTGATGAATGCTTTCCTGTGCGATGTCCACCTGAAGCTCATTGTGAAGCTGAAGAAATGA